The following coding sequences are from one Bifidobacterium sp. window:
- the pgm gene encoding phosphoglucomutase (alpha-D-glucose-1,6-bisphosphate-dependent), with the protein MVANNAGMPATPEDLINVDDVIGKYYDVAPDSAVAAQRVIFGTSGHRGSSLKTSFNEAHIVAISQAIAEHRKAAGITGPLYIGRDTHALSLPAWKTAVEVLVANGVRVRIDANDDFTPTPTISQAILTHNRAADGTQRFSGADLADGIVVTPSHNPPTDGGFKYDPPTGGPAPEETTNAIATRANELLDNYKSVKRIPFEQAVTTDLVERFDYREHYVSDLANVIDFDLIRSSGVRLGIDPLGGASVHYWSLMNEKYGLNIGVINPDTDPTWRFMTIDHDGKIRIDPSSPYAMKGLVDRLNAGAWDKYDLVGGTDPDADRHGIVCPGTGVMNPNHYIAVCVEYLFSGNRPGWPEGAGIGKTLVSSSLIDRVAASIGAKLVEVPVGFKWFVDPLFSGEVAFGGEESSGMSFLRRDGHVWTTDKDGLIPDLLAAEITAKTGKNPAQLHQDQVDRFGESWYKRVDTPTTLEQKQKFSKLSGDDVEASTLAGEEITAKLTEAPGNHAKIGGLKVTTKDNWFAARPSGTENIYKVYAESFTSPEALDTVLEEATQVVDKALED; encoded by the coding sequence ATGGTTGCTAATAACGCGGGAATGCCCGCCACCCCGGAAGATCTGATTAACGTCGATGACGTCATCGGTAAATATTACGATGTCGCCCCCGACTCCGCGGTTGCCGCCCAACGTGTGATTTTCGGCACGTCCGGTCACCGAGGTTCCAGCCTCAAGACTTCGTTCAACGAGGCTCACATCGTAGCCATCTCACAAGCGATTGCCGAGCACCGTAAGGCCGCAGGCATCACTGGTCCTCTATATATCGGCCGCGATACCCATGCTCTCAGCTTGCCCGCCTGGAAGACTGCAGTTGAGGTGCTGGTAGCTAACGGCGTGCGCGTGCGCATCGACGCGAATGACGATTTCACACCTACCCCAACGATTTCGCAAGCAATTCTGACACACAACCGAGCAGCCGACGGCACCCAGCGGTTCTCAGGTGCTGATCTCGCCGACGGCATCGTGGTTACCCCTTCACACAATCCTCCAACCGATGGTGGCTTCAAGTACGATCCGCCAACAGGAGGACCAGCCCCTGAAGAGACTACGAATGCCATAGCAACTCGCGCCAACGAATTGCTCGACAACTACAAGTCTGTGAAGAGAATTCCTTTTGAGCAGGCCGTAACAACAGACCTTGTGGAGCGTTTTGACTACCGCGAGCACTATGTGTCTGATCTAGCCAACGTCATTGACTTCGACCTCATCCGTTCTTCTGGCGTGCGTCTGGGAATTGATCCTCTTGGCGGTGCCAGCGTTCACTATTGGTCATTAATGAATGAGAAGTATGGCCTGAATATTGGTGTGATTAACCCCGACACCGATCCAACATGGCGCTTCATGACTATTGACCACGATGGCAAGATTCGTATTGATCCAAGCTCTCCATATGCTATGAAGGGCCTAGTTGATCGCCTGAATGCTGGCGCGTGGGATAAATATGATCTGGTGGGTGGCACTGATCCTGATGCTGACCGCCACGGCATTGTTTGCCCTGGAACAGGCGTGATGAATCCAAACCATTACATCGCTGTCTGCGTTGAGTATCTCTTCTCAGGTAATCGTCCTGGGTGGCCGGAAGGTGCTGGCATCGGTAAGACCCTTGTTTCCAGCTCTTTGATCGATCGTGTTGCCGCTTCAATTGGTGCAAAGCTTGTAGAAGTACCAGTTGGTTTTAAGTGGTTTGTTGATCCACTCTTCAGCGGAGAAGTCGCCTTTGGTGGAGAAGAAAGCTCTGGTATGAGCTTCCTTCGTAGGGACGGTCATGTGTGGACCACTGATAAGGACGGTCTGATTCCCGACCTTCTCGCAGCAGAAATAACTGCAAAGACTGGTAAGAATCCTGCTCAGCTCCATCAGGATCAGGTAGACCGTTTTGGTGAGAGCTGGTATAAGCGCGTCGATACACCTACCACACTCGAGCAGAAGCAAAAGTTCTCGAAACTATCTGGCGATGATGTCGAAGCATCTACACTCGCTGGCGAGGAAATCACTGCAAAGCTCACTGAGGCACCAGGAAATCATGCCAAAATTGGCGGATTGAAGGTCACTACTAAAGATAACTGGTTCGCAGCGCGTCCTTCCGGTACTGAAAACATCTACAAGGTATATGCCGAGTCATTCACCTCCCCAGAGGCACTTGACACCGTGCTAGAAGAGGCGACACAGGTTGTAGATAAAGCGCTCGAAGACTGA
- a CDS encoding diacylglycerol/lipid kinase family protein, translated as MPTSAIVALSVSLMVIIVLAGIVLLLRYQRRKERTLHVLSRNKDQVKYAFIINPSKPRAQELRNHISEFCTHKGINDIQFIETTIEKDGTACAKEALEQHAEVIVAVGGDGTVRTVASALAGTDHALGIIPIGTGNLFARNVGIPVDDVDAALGVATSHGSRQVDMGRVALLDSDEPEHKHGFLIIAGIGFDALMIDDTDPTLKKNISWLAYFVSGVKHLFAPKFKGSLSLTDSQGKTHEVSELAFRTFMAGNCGEIPGFSLMPEASFDDGMLDFEIIDTSGGLIGWANLFGDVVHQTITGKAKQSPLSTNSTIEQMQGPKAHLRLEKPCLAQVDGDIIGETRDIAISIEPRALCVRVPEKSSQ; from the coding sequence ATGCCAACTTCAGCGATAGTAGCCCTCAGTGTGAGTCTTATGGTGATTATTGTGTTGGCTGGGATTGTGCTATTGCTGCGCTACCAAAGGCGAAAGGAACGTACTTTGCACGTTTTAAGTAGAAACAAGGATCAGGTGAAGTACGCCTTTATTATTAATCCCTCGAAGCCACGCGCTCAAGAACTCCGCAATCACATTAGCGAGTTTTGCACTCACAAAGGCATTAATGACATCCAATTCATCGAAACCACGATAGAAAAAGATGGTACTGCCTGCGCTAAAGAGGCGCTTGAGCAACATGCTGAAGTTATTGTTGCTGTGGGCGGCGACGGCACAGTACGCACTGTCGCTAGTGCCCTTGCTGGGACTGATCATGCTCTAGGAATTATTCCAATTGGAACGGGTAATCTTTTCGCTCGCAATGTCGGCATCCCTGTTGATGATGTCGATGCTGCACTTGGTGTCGCCACATCCCACGGCTCGCGCCAGGTTGATATGGGCAGAGTTGCGTTGCTGGATTCGGATGAGCCAGAGCATAAGCACGGTTTCCTCATTATTGCAGGCATCGGTTTCGATGCGTTGATGATTGACGACACCGATCCCACGCTAAAGAAAAATATCAGCTGGCTCGCTTATTTTGTGAGCGGTGTTAAGCATCTATTTGCTCCAAAATTCAAAGGATCTTTAAGCCTCACCGACAGTCAAGGCAAAACTCACGAAGTATCTGAGCTGGCATTTAGGACCTTTATGGCGGGCAATTGTGGCGAAATACCAGGTTTCTCGCTCATGCCTGAAGCTTCTTTTGATGACGGCATGCTCGATTTTGAAATCATTGATACTTCTGGTGGCCTTATTGGTTGGGCGAATTTATTTGGCGATGTAGTCCATCAGACCATTACAGGTAAAGCTAAGCAAAGTCCACTATCTACCAATTCGACCATCGAGCAGATGCAAGGACCAAAGGCACACTTACGCCTCGAAAAACCTTGTTTAGCTCAAGTTGATGGAGACATCATCGGCGAAACTAGAGATATAGCTATCAGCATCGAGCCGCGCGCGCTTTGTGTGCGTGTGCCAGAGAAAAGCTCGCAGTGA